GTTGCCATGGTCTCGCCCAGCAGGAGTTCCCGGACGAGAAAATCCAGCCGCGAGATCAGCAGCCGCATGGAGGCGCTGGCGGGAATGCGGTCGCGTTCTGCCGCCCCGGCAAGTGTTGCCGCCAGGAGCAGCCAGCGACCGGTGACCGTATCACCGCAGGCTCCGGCCAGGCGCGACAGGGCGCGGTGTACCTGCTTGAAATGCACCGGCGCCTCGGGGTTGCGGAACAGGCCCAGCAGGCCCATCTGCAGCATGTGTCGCAGGCGCCGCAGGGTCTCGGGGTCCGGGCTCTCCGCCGGGCCGACTTCGCCGGCCAGGGCCGCGAGCTCGGTGTCCATGTCGGCGAGGTCCGCGAAGTCGTATTCGGGAATCAGCACCGCCCGGCGCAGTCCACGCAGGGCATTGATGGTCGGCAGCAGGGTTTCCGGCGTCTCCAGCCAGTGGTCCCGGTAGCGGTCGATATACCGCGGCAGCAACAGTAATGCGTAGAGCAGGGCGTCCATGGCGTGGCGCTGGGATAGCGCGTCGTCGTCCTCGAGCGCCTCCATGAGTTCCATGCACTCGTCCACCAGCAGCCGCGCGCCGTCCATCTGCAGCATCACCAGAGCGCCGCGGGCCTCTTCCAGCGGACCGCGGCAGCGCCCCCAAGGGGCGACGTCATCTTCGCCACGCTCGTAGGCGTCCACCAACCGGGTGACGCTGTCCAGCGCCTCCAGCGTGGCGTCCAGAGCCGAGTGGGCGGGGCGGGCAATGGAGGTTGCAGGCATGGTAGCGGCACAGTCCCTTGGTCGTTATGGCGATCATGCATCGCGTGTCCGCGGTCACAGGTGGTGCCAGCGGTGGTGCGCTTCCGAACCGGGTCACCGAATGGCAGTGTAACCGGAGTTGATGTCAGTATAATCGGAGTGGTTCACACTCACGAATCCCTGCGGAGGCGTTGCCATGTCGACTGTCGACAAGACCGAAGCGCAGTGGCGCGAGGAACTGACCCCGGAGCAGTACCGGGTTACGCGGGAAAAGGGCACCGAACCGCCGTTCTCCGGCGACTACAACAAGGTCTCCACCGCCGGCGTGTTCCACTGCATCTGCTGCGGCACGCCGCTGTTCGACACCTCCACCAAGTACGAGTCGGGAAGTGGCTGGCCCAGTTTCTGGGCACCGGTGGCAGAGAAGAACGTGGCCACCGAGATTGATCTCAGTCTGGGCATGCGCCGCGAGGAAGTTCACTGCCGGCAATGCGGAGCGCATATGGGGCATGTGTTCCCCGATGGCCCCGAACCGACCGGGCTGCGCTACTGCATCAATTCCGTGGCTCTGGATTTCCGCCCCGAGGGTGGTGGGGACTGAACCGGAGCCTTCGCCCGCGCGCGGGCTTGTGTCCCGGAACATCAGGCATTTATAGTGAGCGGTTCCCGATCGCCCGCTCGACGCGACGTACCCGCAGGATGGAAGCATGATCACGAGACAGAAAGCGAACCAGCAGCACCCCCTGGCCGGCCAGACCATGAGCGGCGCCGAGATGATCGTCCAGGTCCTGGCGGACGAGGGCGTCGACACCATTTTCGGCTACAGCGGTGGTGCCATCCTGCCCACTTACGACGCTGTTTTTCGTTACAACGAGCAGCACCGGGCCGAGCAGGACGACGACCCGATGAAGCTGATCGTGCCCGCCAACGAACAGGGAGCGGGCTTCATGGCCGCGGGCTATGCCCGCGCCAGCGGCAAGGTCGGGGTGTTCCTGGTGACTTCGGGACCGGGGGCCACCAACACCGTCACGCCCATCCGCGACTGTATGGCCGACTCGACGCCGGTGGTGCTGATCACCGGCCAGGTGCCCACCGGCGCCATGGGGACGGACGCCTTCCAGGAAGCGCCCATCGTCAACATCATGGGCAGCTGCGCCAAGCATGTGTTCCTGGTGACGCGCCCGGACGAGCTCGAGGCCACCGTGCGCACCGCCTTCGAGATCGCCCGTTCGGGGCGGCCGGGGCCGGTGGTCATCGACGTGCCCAAGAACATGCAGAACTGGGTCGGGGAGTATGCCGGCAGCGGCCTGCTGGAGATGCGCGGCTACCGCCAGCGCATGGATTCCCTGCGCTCGGCGAAGCTCTCCGAGCGCAAGTGCCGGCAGTTCTTCGACATGCTGGCGAAGTCCAACCGCCCGCTGCTGTACGTGGGTGGTGGCGTGATCAATGGCAACGCCGCTGACGAACTGCGTGAATTCGCCCGCACCTACAACATTCCGGTGGTGAGCACCCTCATGGGCCTCGGGGCCATGGATACCACCGATGATCTCTCCCTGCACATGCTCGGCATGCACGGCACGGCCTACGCCAACTATGCGGTGGAGGACTGTGACTTCCTGATCGCGGTGGGCGCACGGTTCGACGATCGCGTGGCCGGCAAGGTGGACGAGTTCGCACCCCTGGCCGAGCACATTGCCCACATCGACATCGATGCCGCCGAGATCGGCAAGGTCAAGGTGGTGGACTGGGCTCACGTGGGCGAGGCCGGGCGCAGCCTGCGCCAGCTCCTGACCCATGGCCGCGAACAGGGCTTCGAGCGCGACTTCAGCCCCTGGCTGCGGCACGTGCAGAAACTCAAGCGTAATCACCCCATGAGCTACGATCGCGACAGCGATCTGATCCAGCCGCATTACGTGGTGGAAGCGGTGAACAAGGTCACCGGTGGTGAGGCCATCATCAGCACCGGCGTGGGCCAGCATCAGATGTGGGCGGCGCAGTACTGCGATTTCCGCGAGCCCCGCCTGTGGCTGACCTCTGGCAGCATGGGCACCATGGGGTACGGCCTGCCGGCGGCCATCGGTGCCCAGTTCGCCTGCCCGGACAAGACCGTCATCGACATCGACGGCGACGGCAGCATCCGCATGAACCTGGGCGATATGGAGACCGTCACCAACTACAACCTGCCTGTGAAGGTGCTGCTCCTGAACAACATGGGCGACGGCATGGTGCGCCAGTGGCAGCGGCTGTACTTCAACGAGAATTTCTCCGGCAGCGACAAGACTCTGCACCGCAAGGACTTCATCAAGGCCGCCGAGGCGGACGGCTTCCCGTTTGCCCGTCGCGTCACCGACAAGGCGGAGCTGGAAGAGGCGGTGAAGGCCTTCGTGGAGTTCGACGGTCCGGCGTTCCTGGAAGTCATGATCGACAACAACGCCAGCGTCTATCCCATGGTCGGCCCCGGGATGGGGTACAGCCAGATGGTCACCGGCGAGTGGATTCCGGCGCGGGAGATCGATGACAACACCCGTGCCGGCATTGACCCGGAGACATCACCGGAGCTGTTCTGAACCCTCTGCTTGGCCGGCGTCGCCTGCGGCGGCGAGGCCGGTGTTGTCTTCTTCCCCGGTTCCGGTCTGGCGCTGGATGGCGGCCAGGCGCCGTTCGATGACCGCCAGCTGCCGGACCACCACTTGGGACGGCGGCTCCCGTTCCATCTCACCGAGAAGGCGCTGCAGGCGTGAATGCGTGGCGGCCAGGGATTCGTCGTCGTCATCGAGCGCCCTGGCCTGTGGCACATTCCAGCCGTCGATGCACTCGCACAGGTGCGCCCAGAACGGATCCGGGGTGTCGGTGTAGGCCAGCGCATCCAGCTCTGCCTGCAGATAACGCGCGCGGGCCGAAAGCACATGCTCCGGGAGGTTGCGGTCGTTGGCCTCCTGCTGGGCCCGGGTCCGCGCCAGCTCGCCCTCGAGAAAGCGGGAGACGACGGCCAGGGTGTCCGGATCATCGGTGGGCGGCGGTGCCTGGGGTGTCGCCTGCTGGATAGCTGCCGCCGTCCGTGGGCGACGCCACAGCGTCCACCCGAGCACGGCCACCGCGACCAGCAGGAGGATCACGAGCTGGGCCAGGCCCAGGGCCTGCCATGTGGATAGCGTCATGATGATGTGATTTCCGTTCGGTGCCCTCCTGACATGGTCCCTTCCGGCGACGGCAATGTCCAGAAACGGCCGAAGGAGACGCTGAACAGTTCGCGCAGAGGCAAGCGGGAATTGTTCAGCGTCTCCTTCGGGGGTTGAAAAGCGCCCCGGGCGTGCCCATCAAACCCTCGTCGGGGCGCGGGCGGCGTGGTCGCCGGCGTCCGCAGGTCAAGACCAACGTACACAAGGAACAACCGTTTCGGGGAGCGAACCAGTCATGAGCGTTGCCGCGCAGAAGGAAACCCACGAATTCCAGACCGAAGTCCGCCAGCTTCTGCACCTGATGGTGCACTCCCTCTACAGCAGCCGCGAGATCTTCCTTCGCGAGTTGATCTCCAACGCCTCCGATGCCTGTGATCGCCTGCGCTTCGAAGGGCTGAAGGACGAGAGCCTGTTCGAGGGCGAGGGCGACCTGCGCATGCGCGTGAGCTACGACAAGGAAGCGCGCACCGTCACCGTCGAGGACAACGGCATCGGCATGACCCGG
The DNA window shown above is from Aquisalimonas sp. 2447 and carries:
- the ilvB gene encoding biosynthetic-type acetolactate synthase large subunit, which encodes MITRQKANQQHPLAGQTMSGAEMIVQVLADEGVDTIFGYSGGAILPTYDAVFRYNEQHRAEQDDDPMKLIVPANEQGAGFMAAGYARASGKVGVFLVTSGPGATNTVTPIRDCMADSTPVVLITGQVPTGAMGTDAFQEAPIVNIMGSCAKHVFLVTRPDELEATVRTAFEIARSGRPGPVVIDVPKNMQNWVGEYAGSGLLEMRGYRQRMDSLRSAKLSERKCRQFFDMLAKSNRPLLYVGGGVINGNAADELREFARTYNIPVVSTLMGLGAMDTTDDLSLHMLGMHGTAYANYAVEDCDFLIAVGARFDDRVAGKVDEFAPLAEHIAHIDIDAAEIGKVKVVDWAHVGEAGRSLRQLLTHGREQGFERDFSPWLRHVQKLKRNHPMSYDRDSDLIQPHYVVEAVNKVTGGEAIISTGVGQHQMWAAQYCDFREPRLWLTSGSMGTMGYGLPAAIGAQFACPDKTVIDIDGDGSIRMNLGDMETVTNYNLPVKVLLLNNMGDGMVRQWQRLYFNENFSGSDKTLHRKDFIKAAEADGFPFARRVTDKAELEEAVKAFVEFDGPAFLEVMIDNNASVYPMVGPGMGYSQMVTGEWIPAREIDDNTRAGIDPETSPELF
- the msrB gene encoding peptide-methionine (R)-S-oxide reductase MsrB; translation: MSTVDKTEAQWREELTPEQYRVTREKGTEPPFSGDYNKVSTAGVFHCICCGTPLFDTSTKYESGSGWPSFWAPVAEKNVATEIDLSLGMRREEVHCRQCGAHMGHVFPDGPEPTGLRYCINSVALDFRPEGGGD